A genomic segment from Flavobacterium sp. 9R encodes:
- a CDS encoding arabinan endo-1,5-alpha-L-arabinosidase: MKFYKKIATSLVLLMTIVSLAQNNMVHDPVVIKQKDTYYLYCTGKGISVLSSKDLKNWQPEPSIFKEKPHWVDVVVPNFDNHIWAPDISFHNNTYYLYYSVSAFAKNTSAIGVATNTTLNPKDPAYKWIDHGIVIQSQPNRDMWNPIDPNLVFDDSNTPWLTFGSFWEGLKMVKLNPDLKSIANPQEWHTIAKRKRSFDLPDTDPGDAALEAPFIFKKKGYYYLFLSWDLCCRGDKSTYKVVVGRSKNPTGPYVDKTGKSLNEGGGSLVVEGNENYFGVGHNSVYTFDNKDYIFYHGYEKKSNGAPKLIIKELLWDTENWPSLK; this comes from the coding sequence TCAAACAAAAAGACACCTACTATCTGTACTGTACGGGCAAAGGCATCAGTGTTTTAAGTTCCAAAGATTTAAAAAACTGGCAACCAGAACCTTCCATCTTTAAAGAAAAACCGCACTGGGTAGATGTCGTGGTACCCAATTTTGACAACCATATTTGGGCACCTGATATCTCTTTTCATAATAATACATATTACTTGTATTACTCTGTCTCGGCTTTCGCCAAAAACACATCTGCTATTGGTGTAGCTACTAATACAACCTTGAACCCCAAAGACCCCGCCTACAAATGGATTGACCATGGTATTGTGATTCAGTCACAACCGAATCGCGACATGTGGAATCCCATTGATCCCAATTTGGTTTTTGACGATAGCAACACCCCTTGGTTAACTTTTGGCTCTTTTTGGGAAGGACTAAAAATGGTGAAACTTAATCCAGATTTGAAATCTATTGCTAACCCACAAGAATGGCACACCATTGCCAAACGCAAACGCTCTTTTGATTTACCCGACACCGATCCCGGAGATGCTGCACTCGAAGCGCCATTTATCTTTAAGAAAAAAGGATATTACTATCTATTTCTTTCATGGGATTTGTGCTGTAGAGGAGACAAAAGCACATACAAAGTCGTAGTAGGAAGATCCAAAAACCCAACTGGTCCTTATGTAGACAAAACTGGAAAATCGCTCAATGAAGGAGGCGGTAGTTTGGTGGTAGAAGGAAACGAAAACTATTTTGGCGTAGGCCACAACAGCGTCTATACTTTTGACAACAAAGACTATATTTTTTACCATGGCTATGAAAAAAAATCCAACGGCGCTCCAAAATTAATTATAAAAGAACTACTCTGGGACACTGAAAATTGGCCTTCTTTAAAATAA